One stretch of Caloenas nicobarica isolate bCalNic1 chromosome 2, bCalNic1.hap1, whole genome shotgun sequence DNA includes these proteins:
- the LRRC14B gene encoding leucine-rich repeat-containing protein 14B — protein MKSLRFISAEAFVSNAEFARKSLSSIAHNLFPLLFKASYLLEQGEVIHDLVENWPLVDFNMGKLLGTTVDYQQDLSHRTCAVCLESCLTGLRDYVLNHPSPYMKRLKVVDLTGIKDVEVQFCECKKSMGRWARTQLLSKLCLELLVYLQQTQCNPGTFEISIDVLIDLFVTERNYELVVQALLKKCYCPLKICCVSFRSDNLALQKFFYIIKLTDPSLLRKLEIVHNVRLEMEHLEILFNSIHFPRLMSLTLPARTFNVRRFTATDEQMLTNVGEKLGEMTQLTELSMPFSILTGRIQGLLSPLKTPLKKLDVSNCSLNHADMAYLANSFHVNHLEALDLSGHDIPDLYPSTFFKLLSHSSSVLMSLTLEDCNIQDTHVNMLILGLSPCQKLQEFKFLGNPLSSHALKQLFTFLCELPMLKNVEFPVPMDCYPIGITYPIDDASLCRFDHQKYESVAEELKFILLQANREDVKASTPLFGSYDAAVQETNNELGAYLIKSFKEAVEKFTTSLNKMS, from the exons ATGAAGTCTCTCCGATTCATTAGTGCTGAAGCATTCGTGTCAAATGCAGAGTTTGCCAGGAAGAGTCTCAGCAGTATTGCTCAcaatctttttcctcttctttttaaagCCAGCTATTTACTGGAGCAAGGGGAAGTGATTCATGACTTGGTAGAGAACTGGCCACTTGTTGACTTTAACATGGGAAAACTTTTGGGAACTACTGTGGACTACCAGCAAGACCTGAGCCATAGAACATGCGCAGTGTGCCTTGAAAGCTGTCTGACAGGGCTGAGAGACTATGTGCTGAATCATCCTTCGCCCTACATGAAAAGGTTGAAAGTGGTCGACCTGACAGGTATAAAAGATGTTGAAGTTCAGTTTTGTGAATGTAAGAAGTCAATGGGCAGGTGGGCCAGGACACAGCTGCTCTCTAAGCTTTGTTTAGAACTGCTTGTTTACCTGCAACAAACGCAGTGCAATCCAGGTACCTTTGAAATCAGTATTGATGTGCTGATTGACTTGTTTGTTACAGAGCGGAACTATGAGTTGGTAGTGCAGGCTCTGTTGAAGAAATGCTATTGTCCACTGAAGATCTGCTGTGTGTCATTCAGATCTGACAACCTGGCTTTGCAGAAATTCTTCTATATCATAAAACTCACTGATCCCTCTTTATTGCGCAAACTGGAAATTGTTCACAATGTTCGCTTGGAAATGGAACACTTGGAAATACTCTTCAACAGTATCCACTTCCCTCGATTGATGTCCTTGACCTTGCCAGCACGGACATTTAATGTGCGGAGGTTTACAGCTACAGACGAACAGATGCTCACTAACGTTGGAGAAAAGTTAGGTGAAATGACGCAGCTGACTGAGCTGAGTATGCCATTTTCTATACTCACAGGAAGAATACAGGGACTCCTCAG CCCACTAAAAACTCCGCTGAAGAAACTGGATGTTTCTAATTGCTCATTGAACCATGCTGATATGGCCTATTTAGCCAATAGCTTCCATGTTAATCACTTAGAAGCCCTGGACCTGAGTGGTCACGATATACCTGACCTTTACCCATCAACATTCTTTAAGCTTCTCAGCCATTCCTCTTCAGTGCTCATGAGTCTTACCTTGGAGGACTGTAACATTCAAGACACTCATGTCAACATGCTGATTTTAGGTTTAAGTCCTTGTCAGAAACTACAGGAGTTTAAATTTCTTGGAAACCCACTGTCATCCCATGCACTTAAACAActttttacatttctctgtgAGTTGCCAATGCTGAAAAATGTGGAGTTTCCAGTTCCAATGGACTGCTACCCTATTGGCATCACGTACCCAATTGATGACGCCAGTCTCTGCAGATTTGATCACCAAAAATATGAAAGTGTAGCAGAGGAGCTTAAGTTCATTTTACTCCAAGCAAATAGGGAGGATGTGAAGGCTTCAACTCCACTCTTTGGCAGTTATGATGCAGCTGTTCAGGAGACGAACAATGAACTGGGAGCTTACTTGATCAAGTCCTTCAAAGAGGCTGTGGAAAAGTTCACTACTTCTCTTAACAAAATGAGTTAA